Proteins found in one Perca fluviatilis chromosome 9, GENO_Pfluv_1.0, whole genome shotgun sequence genomic segment:
- the dio1 gene encoding type I iodothyronine deiodinase: MFLQRLMVYLSTTCMFCYMIGINLIILIMQYISPSLTKKILLKMGEKTTMTQNPNFKYEDWGQTFGSVSFFKTVSHHMWLSLGQEAFLGGDAPDTPVVNMEGKNASVFKYLKDTRPLVLSFGSCTUPPFMYKLEEFKQLVKDFSDVADFLVIYIAEAHSTDGWAFTNNFDINQHRSLEDRLSAAQILVQKEPQCPVVVDEMNNVSAIKYGALPERLYVLQAGKVLYKGGMGPIGYHPMEVRWLLEKIK, from the exons ATGTTTTTGCAAAGACTGATGGTCTATTTGTCGACAACATGCATGTTTTGCTATATGATAGGAATCAATCTCATCATCTTGATTATGCAATATATTTCACCAAGTCTCACCAAGAAGATACTCCTCAAAATGGGTGAAAAGACCACCATGACTCAGAATCCCAACTTCAAGTATGAAGATTGGGGTCAGACGTTTGGCTCTGTCAGCTTCTTTAAAACCGTCTCTCACCACATGTGGTTGTCTCTCGGACAGGAGGCGTTTTTGGGAGGAGACGCTCCGGACACACCTGTGGTCAACATGGAGGGAAAGAACGCAAGCGTCTTCAAGTACTTGAAAG ACACCAGGCCGCTGGTGTTGAGTTTTGGAAGTTGCACCTGACCCCCGTTTATGTACAAACTTGAGGAGTTCAAGCAACTCGTCAAGGACTTCAGCGATGTAGCTGACTTTCTTGTGATCTACATCGCCGAGGCACATTCAACAG ACGGTTGGGCCTTTACCAACAACTTTGACATCAACCAGCACCGGAGCCTGGAGGACAGGCTGTCTGCAGCACAGATCTTGGTTCAAAAGGAGCCCCAGTGTCCCGTGGTTGTGGATGAAATGAATAATGTCTCTGCCATAAAGTATGGTGCTCTGCCTGAGAGGCTTTATGTGCTGCAGGCTGGGAAAGTTCTCTACAAG GGGGGCATGGGGCCTATAGGCTACCATCCTATGGAGGTGCGTTGGTTACTAGAGAAGATAAAATAA